The proteins below come from a single Iocasia fonsfrigidae genomic window:
- the coaD gene encoding pantetheine-phosphate adenylyltransferase gives MTSKVVYPGSFDPITNGHLDIIKRACSVFDEVIVAVFHNPQKKPLFSMEEREKFLIEATRGIDNVIIDKFEGLTVDYVKSKKAIAIIRGLRAVSDFEGEFQMASLNKQIDGEVETIFFMTDTKYAFLSSSVIKEVAQFGGNIAELVPEQVEEELMKKYHIYK, from the coding sequence ATGACTAGTAAAGTGGTTTATCCCGGGAGTTTTGACCCAATTACAAATGGACATCTTGATATTATAAAAAGGGCCTGTAGTGTGTTTGATGAAGTTATTGTAGCTGTTTTTCATAATCCCCAGAAAAAACCCCTGTTTTCAATGGAAGAAAGAGAAAAATTCCTCATTGAAGCAACCAGAGGGATAGATAATGTAATTATAGATAAATTTGAGGGTCTAACAGTTGATTATGTTAAATCAAAAAAAGCTATTGCAATTATTCGTGGACTGCGTGCTGTATCTGATTTTGAAGGGGAATTTCAGATGGCATCCTTAAACAAACAGATTGATGGTGAGGTTGAAACAATATTTTTTATGACAGATACGAAATATGCCTTTTTGAGTTCAAGTGTTATAAAAGAAGTAGCCCAATTTGGGGGTAATATAGCTGAGCTTGTCCCTGAACAGGTGGAAGAAGAACTAATGAAAAAATATCATATTTATAAATAA
- a CDS encoding aspartyl protease family protein: protein MLSKISIIILSLFLLFTFSVLAETPDIMQILTGGQIIDQNAESTVPFEAIEAINDIVVNVKLNSNDEEFRFIFDTGAGVTTINKSLADKLGLDKIAEVSAGDGFQSQNISLVSLDSIVLGNTGVKDCGAAIFDLDNVFDSIDGILGSNFLKNFIVKIDYQSKLISLYTKSDLIKTSNYDYHLRLDKDQTGLISTPLTFEGLEKPIFCGIDTGDSKDIYLNIPTGYLSQFKQNLSSPLIESEGVTHGGLFGESKSLIGRLKHVQFGNLQLSNLLVDFDDSDLSFGTIGNSFLSNFKVIIDYPKNYMYLKNVKGKKLKTNIYDFGFSLQKVEDSSLQIVSLWPGSSAKKSGLNIGDKIIKVTTRDGKRVPLDKSEIKKHDLLYLLVKQGTKEKKIIIKKQFLLPKLIISSQ, encoded by the coding sequence ATGTTGAGTAAGATAAGTATAATTATATTATCATTGTTTTTACTATTTACTTTTTCTGTTCTGGCAGAAACGCCAGATATTATGCAAATTTTGACTGGAGGGCAAATAATAGATCAGAATGCTGAAAGTACTGTTCCTTTTGAAGCTATTGAAGCTATTAATGATATTGTAGTTAATGTAAAATTAAACTCTAATGATGAAGAATTTCGTTTTATTTTTGATACTGGTGCTGGAGTAACAACGATAAACAAAAGCCTTGCTGACAAACTTGGTTTGGACAAGATAGCTGAGGTATCTGCTGGAGATGGTTTTCAATCACAAAATATATCTCTGGTGAGCTTAGATAGTATTGTTCTGGGAAACACAGGGGTAAAAGATTGTGGAGCAGCCATCTTTGATCTGGATAATGTATTTGATTCAATAGATGGAATTCTTGGGAGTAATTTTTTGAAGAATTTTATTGTGAAAATTGATTACCAGTCTAAATTAATTTCCCTTTACACAAAATCAGATCTAATTAAGACTTCAAATTATGATTATCATTTAAGACTAGATAAAGATCAGACAGGTTTGATTTCAACCCCATTAACTTTTGAAGGGCTTGAAAAACCTATTTTCTGTGGGATAGATACTGGTGATTCTAAAGATATATATTTAAATATTCCGACAGGTTACCTTTCTCAATTTAAGCAAAATTTAAGTTCTCCATTGATTGAATCAGAAGGCGTTACACATGGTGGATTATTTGGTGAATCTAAAAGCCTGATTGGACGTCTTAAACATGTCCAGTTTGGTAATTTACAGCTTTCTAATCTACTAGTAGACTTTGATGACAGTGATCTTTCTTTTGGAACGATTGGCAATAGTTTTCTATCTAATTTTAAGGTGATTATTGATTATCCCAAAAATTATATGTATCTTAAAAACGTTAAGGGGAAAAAGCTGAAGACTAATATCTATGATTTTGGGTTTTCATTACAGAAAGTTGAAGATAGTAGCTTGCAAATAGTCAGTCTGTGGCCAGGGTCTTCTGCTAAAAAAAGTGGCTTAAATATTGGGGATAAAATTATCAAAGTTACTACCAGGGATGGTAAGAGAGTTCCTTTAGATAAGAGTGAGATTAAAAAACATGATTTGTTATACTTACTTGTAAAACAGGGAACTAAGGAGAAAAAAATAATTATTAAAAAACAATTTTTATTACCTAAGCTAATTATTTCATCCCAATGA
- a CDS encoding DMT family transporter has translation MITIKKNNLAYYYLTITVSAWGSLYVASKYVLDKIPVFTVLFLRYFIAGIVLFFFFRKNGSEKIARKDYKYVFSIGFIGYFLAIGAQLAGTKLSNASFASLINSMNPVFIILFAALILNEKLTINKVISVMAAILGTYIITGGGNATGQILGILLSFVSVISWSLMTVIVRKVTQKYDSFTITTYGIIIAMFCTLPVSIYELHVTADFDFVLEWKVIFSLIYIGVVCTAMAHMLWNKSISMIEAGRCSLFYPIQAMVSVLLGWIILGENIDIKFIFGAVFIVAGVLFSILGKKKEILYTESLNS, from the coding sequence ATGATTACTATTAAAAAAAATAATTTAGCATATTATTATTTAACTATAACAGTTAGTGCCTGGGGGAGTCTATATGTAGCCAGTAAATATGTGCTTGATAAGATACCTGTTTTTACAGTCTTGTTTCTGCGTTATTTTATTGCAGGGATTGTTCTGTTTTTTTTCTTTAGGAAAAACGGCTCAGAAAAAATAGCAAGAAAGGATTATAAATATGTTTTTTCCATTGGCTTCATAGGTTATTTCCTGGCAATAGGGGCACAACTTGCAGGGACAAAACTTTCCAATGCCTCATTTGCTTCACTAATTAACTCAATGAATCCGGTTTTTATCATATTGTTTGCTGCCCTGATACTTAATGAAAAATTAACTATCAATAAGGTGATTTCTGTGATGGCAGCTATTTTAGGTACATATATTATTACAGGTGGAGGAAATGCTACAGGGCAAATATTAGGTATTCTTTTATCCTTTGTTTCTGTTATAAGCTGGTCACTTATGACAGTGATAGTAAGAAAAGTGACTCAAAAATATGATTCTTTTACTATTACTACCTATGGTATAATTATAGCTATGTTTTGTACACTACCTGTTTCAATTTATGAACTCCATGTAACAGCTGATTTTGATTTTGTTCTGGAGTGGAAAGTTATTTTCTCTCTTATATATATAGGTGTTGTCTGTACAGCCATGGCACATATGTTGTGGAATAAAAGTATATCAATGATAGAAGCGGGAAGGTGTTCACTCTTTTATCCCATACAGGCAATGGTATCAGTTCTATTGGGATGGATTATACTGGGCGAAAATATTGATATCAAATTTATTTTTGGTGCTGTTTTTATAGTTGCTGGTGTTTTGTTTAGTATTCTTGGTAAAAAGAAAGAGATATTATATACTGAGTCTTTAAATTCCTGA
- the recG gene encoding ATP-dependent DNA helicase RecG, protein MKNELPKSVQFIKGVGPAYKKLLGKLNITTVEDLLYYFPRDYQDRSKYVPMNSVKPGQEITIKGKVLKIYEQKIKRGLRILKVTISDGSDCINGTWFNQSYLKKKFQKGKEYIFSGKLSDKAWGFGKKEINNPVFEELESGETIHTGRVVPIYALTEGISQQKLREIMYKALSDFACHVNDLLPDYLIKKYRFPDTTTSLWGLHFPRDRKHYIAARKRLAFEELFLLQLLVLQRKKNLTGVKGVEHKGEINTLDKFKEILPFELTTAQQRVWTEIKRDMARPVPMQRLLQGDVGSGKTIIAAMALVETMANTYQGIMMAPTEILAEQHYLKLKPLLRDLGFNVVLLTGSLKESERSRLKELIKNKEVDLIIGTHALFQEDLEYYKIGLIVIDEQHRFGVEQRFKLKDKGDNPDLLVMTATPIPRTLALTLYGDMDLSIIDELPPGRSPVITTWRTEKARSSIYSFVKEKINKGRQVYIVCPLIEESEEIVAVSAMEMFKTLTKDTFSQYRLGLLHSKITQEERKTVMKDFREGKIDILISTTVIEVGVDVPNASIMIIENAERFGLAQLHQLRGRVGRGKYQSYCILIANPRTEEGTKRLSVMTETDDGFKIAEADLEIRGPGEFFGIRQHGLPDLKVANILKDNRILITAREEAEGLINNNGILKYKYPCLYNKLLNLELKV, encoded by the coding sequence ATGAAAAATGAACTACCAAAAAGTGTTCAATTTATCAAAGGGGTCGGCCCTGCCTATAAAAAATTACTGGGGAAGTTAAATATCACAACTGTAGAAGATTTGTTGTATTATTTCCCTCGTGATTATCAGGATAGAAGTAAATATGTTCCTATGAATTCTGTTAAACCCGGGCAAGAAATTACTATTAAGGGTAAGGTTTTAAAGATTTATGAACAGAAGATCAAGCGGGGATTAAGAATTCTAAAGGTAACTATTAGTGATGGTAGTGATTGTATAAATGGTACATGGTTTAATCAGTCATACTTAAAGAAAAAGTTTCAAAAAGGGAAGGAATATATTTTTAGTGGTAAACTATCTGATAAAGCCTGGGGCTTCGGAAAAAAAGAGATTAATAACCCTGTCTTTGAGGAACTTGAGAGTGGGGAAACGATACATACTGGACGGGTAGTACCAATTTATGCGTTAACAGAGGGTATAAGTCAGCAGAAATTACGGGAAATTATGTATAAAGCCTTAAGTGATTTTGCCTGTCATGTAAATGACCTACTGCCCGATTATTTGATTAAAAAATATAGATTTCCTGATACAACAACAAGTCTCTGGGGATTGCATTTTCCCAGGGATAGAAAACACTATATTGCTGCCAGAAAGAGACTGGCCTTTGAAGAACTATTTTTGCTACAGTTACTGGTTTTACAGCGGAAAAAGAATCTTACTGGAGTTAAAGGTGTAGAACATAAAGGGGAAATCAATACTCTGGATAAATTTAAGGAGATATTACCATTTGAACTTACCACTGCCCAGCAGAGGGTCTGGACTGAAATTAAGAGAGATATGGCTAGACCAGTACCAATGCAGCGTCTTCTGCAGGGAGATGTTGGTTCTGGGAAAACAATAATAGCTGCTATGGCTTTAGTGGAGACTATGGCTAATACTTATCAGGGCATAATGATGGCCCCTACAGAGATACTTGCTGAACAACATTATCTAAAATTAAAACCATTATTAAGGGATCTAGGATTTAATGTTGTATTATTGACCGGTAGCTTAAAAGAGTCTGAACGCAGTAGGCTAAAGGAGTTAATAAAAAATAAAGAAGTAGATTTAATCATAGGAACACATGCCCTTTTTCAGGAAGATTTAGAATACTATAAAATAGGCTTAATTGTTATAGATGAACAACATAGGTTTGGTGTAGAACAGAGGTTTAAATTAAAGGACAAGGGTGATAACCCTGATTTATTAGTCATGACTGCTACACCAATACCCAGAACACTTGCTCTTACCCTATATGGAGATATGGATTTATCGATTATTGATGAACTACCGCCTGGACGCAGTCCTGTAATTACTACCTGGAGGACAGAGAAAGCCCGCAGCTCAATCTATAGTTTTGTAAAAGAGAAAATTAATAAAGGTCGACAGGTCTATATAGTTTGTCCATTAATTGAAGAATCTGAAGAAATAGTCGCTGTATCAGCAATGGAGATGTTTAAAACCTTAACTAAAGATACTTTTTCCCAGTATAGACTTGGTTTATTACATAGTAAAATTACGCAGGAAGAAAGAAAAACTGTTATGAAAGACTTTCGAGAAGGGAAAATAGATATACTGATCTCTACTACAGTTATAGAGGTTGGTGTTGATGTTCCTAATGCCTCAATAATGATAATTGAGAATGCTGAAAGGTTTGGTCTTGCCCAGTTACACCAGTTAAGGGGTAGGGTAGGTCGTGGTAAATATCAATCCTATTGTATTTTGATTGCTAATCCCAGGACCGAGGAAGGTACCAAGAGATTAAGTGTTATGACCGAGACTGATGATGGATTTAAAATTGCTGAAGCTGATTTAGAAATAAGGGGTCCAGGGGAATTTTTTGGTATTAGACAGCATGGACTCCCTGACCTAAAGGTTGCTAATATACTAAAGGATAATAGGATACTAATTACTGCCAGAGAGGAAGCAGAGGGACTTATTAATAATAATGGAATTTTAAAATACAAGTATCCATGCTTATATAATAAGTTACTAAATCTAGAATTAAAAGTATAA
- a CDS encoding DAK2 domain-containing protein, which yields MQVNEKVRGFIKTINGDKFKEMLLSSLMWLKEQQSLIDSLNVFPVPDGDTGTNMYLTFLDAVKEVKKIKENDVSKINEALAKGALMGARGNSGVILSQLLRGFSLANKDNKLMDSSHLADSLRKASEIAYQGVLKPVEGTILTVSRKAADGAEMAYKKELDLVAVLENTIAYARDALKKTPQMLPELKEAGVVDAGGQGYLTILEGLLKGLIGQKAYEHKDLELIQATEKKNIKQNLKYTYCTQVLIETNSKRNIKKLRSELEDFGDSLLVVGTDNIIKIHIHTNHPGVILEYGLKIGSLNDIKIDNMRLQSEEKIRQEEKKQKKEFISSQGKGIIAVGQGEGIKKILHDLGVDIIIDGGQSMNPSTNDFLKAIEDINSLELIILPNNKNVISAARQAASLSDKKVEVVPTKSIPQAISSLLVFNEEAVLSDLKDAMITEMENVKTIEITTAVKDSKVNGLEIKTGDVIGLFNHDIKLHGSDYNEVVIGMINEILDDEELLTIYYGEEVSKEEAIALKEQIFNNFDFDEIEIYNGKQPLYPFIISLE from the coding sequence ATGCAGGTTAATGAAAAAGTCAGAGGATTTATCAAAACTATTAATGGAGATAAATTTAAAGAGATGTTACTTTCTTCCCTGATGTGGTTGAAAGAACAGCAATCCTTAATAGATTCTTTAAACGTTTTTCCAGTTCCTGATGGTGATACCGGTACAAACATGTATCTTACCTTTCTTGATGCAGTTAAAGAGGTAAAAAAAATTAAAGAAAATGATGTAAGTAAGATTAATGAAGCCCTTGCTAAAGGCGCATTAATGGGAGCCAGAGGTAATTCTGGTGTTATTTTATCTCAGTTATTACGGGGGTTCTCCCTGGCAAATAAAGACAATAAATTAATGGACAGCAGTCATCTGGCTGATTCCCTGAGAAAGGCTTCGGAAATAGCCTATCAGGGGGTATTAAAACCAGTTGAGGGTACTATCTTAACTGTTTCCAGAAAGGCTGCTGATGGTGCTGAAATGGCCTATAAAAAAGAGCTCGATTTGGTAGCTGTACTGGAAAATACAATTGCCTATGCGCGTGATGCTCTGAAAAAAACACCCCAGATGCTGCCTGAACTAAAGGAGGCAGGGGTTGTTGATGCTGGGGGACAGGGGTATCTAACGATTCTGGAAGGACTCTTAAAGGGTTTGATAGGGCAGAAGGCTTATGAACATAAAGATCTGGAATTAATTCAGGCAACAGAGAAAAAAAATATAAAACAGAACTTAAAATATACTTATTGTACCCAAGTGCTTATTGAGACTAATAGTAAAAGGAATATTAAGAAGTTAAGGAGTGAGCTGGAGGATTTTGGTGATTCTCTCCTTGTTGTTGGTACTGATAATATTATAAAAATTCATATTCATACCAATCACCCAGGTGTAATCCTGGAATACGGTCTTAAAATAGGTTCATTAAATGATATCAAGATAGATAATATGCGACTCCAGAGTGAAGAAAAGATACGCCAGGAGGAAAAGAAACAAAAAAAAGAGTTTATTTCCAGTCAGGGAAAAGGTATTATTGCTGTCGGCCAGGGTGAAGGTATCAAAAAAATACTACATGACCTGGGGGTCGATATTATCATTGATGGTGGACAATCAATGAATCCAAGTACTAATGATTTTTTGAAGGCTATAGAGGATATAAATAGTCTTGAATTGATTATTTTACCAAATAACAAAAATGTTATTTCTGCTGCCAGACAGGCTGCTTCACTAAGTGATAAGAAGGTTGAAGTAGTACCTACTAAATCTATCCCTCAGGCAATTAGCAGTTTGCTTGTTTTTAATGAAGAGGCGGTTTTAAGTGACCTTAAAGATGCAATGATAACTGAGATGGAGAATGTTAAGACAATAGAGATTACAACTGCTGTTAAGGACTCTAAAGTAAATGGACTTGAAATTAAAACTGGTGATGTTATCGGGTTATTTAATCATGATATTAAACTACATGGTAGTGATTATAATGAGGTTGTTATAGGGATGATTAACGAAATACTGGATGATGAAGAACTGCTTACTATTTATTATGGTGAAGAGGTAAGTAAAGAGGAAGCTATTGCCTTAAAGGAACAGATATTTAATAATTTTGATTTTGATGAAATAGAGATATATAATGGCAAACAGCCCCTCTATCCCTTCATTATATCACTTGAATAG
- the ylbJ gene encoding sporulation integral membrane protein YlbJ → MRDKQNERIIISALIAILITVFIIVFSEDAFNAALEGLKVWWDVVFPSLLPFFIIAEILMGLGVVHFMGALLEPLMQPLFKVPGVGAFAMAMGLASGYPIGAKITGNLRRKNLCTKTEGERLVSFTNTADPLFMIGAVAVGMFHKAELGIIIAAAHYISSIIIGILLRFYKGTEGKIQNTRYKNNHRSRRKNIFSYAVTELIAAKKNDGRTFGELLGDSIKESINTLFLVGGFIILFSVVTRIFIVTSFLDAIGGLIIILLRPLGLTEAMILPLISGFFEITNGSNLASQAQAPLIHQLIIANAIIAWSGLSVHAQVATMVNGTDISLKPYFFSRILQGILAAILTIFIFTFSGERIETTFAPFVQGFNIHNGWLFTLIIFVGIIICSLVIALLLNILKKIKIIFFHFHG, encoded by the coding sequence ATGAGAGATAAACAAAATGAAAGGATAATTATATCAGCATTAATTGCTATCCTGATTACTGTTTTTATTATTGTATTTTCTGAAGATGCTTTCAATGCAGCTTTAGAGGGACTAAAAGTCTGGTGGGATGTAGTCTTTCCCTCACTGCTACCTTTTTTTATAATAGCAGAAATATTAATGGGGCTTGGAGTAGTACATTTTATGGGGGCATTACTTGAACCCCTTATGCAGCCGCTTTTTAAGGTCCCGGGTGTAGGGGCTTTTGCCATGGCCATGGGGTTGGCCTCCGGTTATCCGATAGGAGCAAAAATAACCGGTAACCTTAGAAGAAAAAATCTCTGTACTAAAACTGAGGGCGAAAGACTGGTAAGTTTTACCAACACTGCAGATCCCCTCTTTATGATTGGGGCTGTTGCAGTTGGTATGTTTCACAAGGCAGAGTTAGGCATAATAATCGCTGCAGCTCATTATATCTCCAGTATTATTATCGGCATCCTATTACGATTCTATAAAGGAACAGAAGGTAAAATACAAAATACAAGATATAAAAATAACCACAGAAGTAGAAGGAAAAATATCTTTTCTTATGCAGTTACTGAATTAATAGCCGCTAAAAAAAATGATGGGCGTACATTTGGTGAATTACTGGGTGATTCGATAAAAGAATCGATCAACACCCTGTTTCTGGTGGGCGGTTTTATTATCCTTTTTTCAGTTGTAACCAGAATCTTCATTGTTACCAGTTTTCTTGATGCTATTGGGGGACTGATAATCATCTTACTACGGCCTTTAGGATTAACCGAAGCCATGATATTACCATTAATAAGCGGTTTTTTTGAGATTACCAATGGTTCTAATCTGGCTAGCCAGGCTCAAGCACCTTTGATTCATCAACTAATCATAGCCAATGCCATTATAGCCTGGAGTGGTCTATCTGTCCATGCCCAGGTAGCTACTATGGTTAATGGTACTGATATTAGCCTTAAACCCTATTTTTTTTCAAGGATATTACAAGGTATACTGGCTGCTATTCTAACTATATTTATTTTTACTTTTTCTGGAGAACGTATTGAAACAACCTTTGCTCCTTTTGTACAGGGTTTCAATATTCATAATGGCTGGTTATTTACCTTGATAATTTTTGTGGGAATTATCATCTGTTCACTTGTAATTGCGCTGCTATTAAATATATTAAAAAAGATTAAAATTATATTTTTTCACTTCCATGGGTAA
- a CDS encoding DegV family protein, giving the protein MKIGLLTDSTCDLSQELIDRYEIEIVPLTLHFGEDIFQDMLELTGEDFFKKIKESEELPTTSQPSIGFFVEKYQHMSQKYDVIISIHLSGKLSGTCHSALMAAEQVSGVQIEVIDSLSASLGIGFLVLLAAKLIEVGRDLNDIIEILKKARDKISIYFTVNDLSYLERGGRIGKAQAFFASVLNIYPVLSIPGDDGRILPYEKIRGKKRIARKLSRLVNTELSAANNGWVAFIHGLDELDNYQFFKESVLNNISKANGEYLNFSNWISPVLGCHTGPSVYGGVVIKGDFLEL; this is encoded by the coding sequence ATGAAGATTGGTCTTCTAACAGATAGTACTTGTGATTTGAGCCAGGAATTAATAGATAGATATGAGATAGAAATCGTACCACTAACACTCCATTTTGGGGAAGATATTTTTCAGGATATGTTAGAGTTAACAGGTGAGGATTTTTTTAAGAAAATAAAAGAATCGGAAGAACTACCGACAACTTCTCAGCCGTCTATTGGATTTTTTGTAGAGAAATATCAGCATATGTCCCAAAAATATGATGTTATTATATCTATACATCTTTCAGGTAAATTAAGTGGTACCTGTCATTCTGCCCTGATGGCTGCTGAACAGGTAAGCGGGGTTCAGATTGAAGTTATTGATTCTCTGTCAGCCAGTCTGGGTATAGGATTTCTTGTTCTACTGGCTGCAAAATTAATAGAGGTAGGTAGAGATCTTAATGATATTATTGAGATATTAAAAAAGGCAAGAGATAAAATTAGTATATATTTTACAGTTAATGACCTCAGTTATTTAGAAAGAGGCGGAAGAATAGGTAAAGCCCAGGCTTTTTTTGCTTCGGTTTTAAATATTTACCCGGTTCTTAGTATCCCAGGGGATGACGGAAGGATATTGCCCTATGAAAAAATCAGAGGCAAAAAAAGAATTGCCAGGAAACTATCTAGATTAGTAAATACAGAATTATCAGCAGCCAACAATGGCTGGGTTGCTTTTATTCATGGACTTGATGAGCTGGATAATTATCAATTTTTTAAAGAAAGTGTTTTAAATAATATATCTAAGGCTAATGGAGAATACCTTAATTTTTCAAACTGGATAAGCCCTGTCCTGGGCTGTCATACAGGACCTTCTGTTTATGGAGGAGTTGTCATAAAAGGGGATTTTCTTGAATTATGA